In a genomic window of Struthio camelus isolate bStrCam1 chromosome 16, bStrCam1.hap1, whole genome shotgun sequence:
- the CORO6 gene encoding coronin-6 isoform X4 — protein sequence MSRRVVRQSKFRHVFGQPVKADQMYEDIRVSKVTWDSSFCAVNPKFVAIIVESGGGGAFIVLPLAKTGRVDKNHPLVTGHTAPVLDIDWCPHNDNVIASASEDTTVMVWQIPDYVPVRNLTEPVVTLEGHSKRVGIIAWHPTARNVLLSAGSDNLVMLWNVGTGEMLLALPDVHADLIYNVAWNRNGSLLVTTCKDKKVRVIDPRKRQVVAERFAPHEGMRPVRAIFTREGHIFTTGFTRMSQRELGLWDPEMDTSNGVLLPFYDPDSSIVYLCGKGDSSIRYFEITDEAPYVHYLSTYSSKEPQRGMGFMPKRGLDVSKCEIARFFKLHERKCEPIVMTVPRKSDLFQDDLYPDTPGPEPALEADEWLAGKDAEPILISLRDGYVPVKNRELKVVRKNILDNKPPPGPRRSQSSSDANLSRSALEEVLEEIRALKETVRAQEKRISDLENKLCQFANGTD from the exons atGAGCCGCCGCGTGGTGCGCCAGAGCAAGTTCCGGCACGTTTTCGGCCAGCCGGTGAAGGCCGACCAGATGTACGAGGACATCCGCGTCTCCAAGGTGACGTGGGACAGCTCCTTCTGCGCCGTCAACCCCAAGTTCGTGGCCATCATCGTGGAgtcgggcggcgggggggccttCATCGTCCTGCCCCTGGCCAag ACGGGCCGCGTGGACAAGAACCACCCGTTGGTGACGGGGCACACGGCGCCGGTGCTGGACATCGACTGGTGCCCCCACAACGACAACGTCATCGCCAGCGCCTCCGAGGACACCACGGTGATG GTCTGGCAGATCCCCGACTACGTGCCCGTGCGCAACCTGACGGAGCCCGTGGTCACGCTGGAGGGGCACTCCAAGCGGGTGGGCATCATCGCCTGGCACCCCACCGCCCGCAACGTCCTGCTCAGCGCCG GCAGCGACAACCTGGTGATGCTGTGGAACGTGGGCACGGGCGAGATGCTGCTGGCGCTGCCGGACGTGCACGCCGACCTCATCTACAACGTGGCCTGGAACCGCAACGGCAGCCTGCTCGTCACCACCTGCAAGGACAAGAAAGTGCGCGTCATCGACCCCCGCAAGCGGCAGGTGGTGGCG GAAAGGTTTGCGCCCCACGAAGGGATGCGGCCCGTGCGGGCCATCTTCACCCGCGAAGGACACATCTTCACCACGGGCTTTACCAGAATGAGCCAGCGGGAGCTGGGCTTGTGGGACCCG GAGATGGACACCAGCAACGGGGTGCTGCTGCCTTTCTACGACCCCGACTCCAGCATCGTCTACCTGTGCGGCAAG GGGGACAGCAGCATCCGGTACTTCGAGATCACGGACGAGGCGCCCTACGTGCACTACCTGAGCACCTACAGCAGCAAGGAGCCGCAGCGGGGCATGGGCTTCATGCCCAAGCGGGGGCTGGACGTCAGCAAGTGCGAGATCGCCAG GTTTTTCAAACTGCACGAGCGCAAGTGCGAGCCCATCGTCATGACGGTGCCGCGCAAG TCAGACCTCTTCCAGGACGACCTGTACCCCGACACGCCTGGCCCCGAGCCGGCCCTGGAGGCGGACGAGTGGCTGGCGGGGAAGGACGCCGAGCCCATCCTCATCTCGCTGCGGGACGGCTACGTCCCCGTCAAGAACCGGGAGCTGAAGGTCGTCAGGAAGAACATCCTGGACAAcaagccgccgccggggccccgccgcagCCAGTCCTCCAGCGACGCCAACCTCTCC CGGTCCGCCTtggaggaggtgctggaggagatCCGCGCCCTGAAGGAGACCGTCCGAGCGCAGGAGAAGCGCATCTCCGACCTGGAGAACAAACTCTGCCAGTTCGCCAACGGCACGGACTAg
- the CORO6 gene encoding coronin-6 isoform X3: MSRRVVRQSKFRHVFGQPVKADQMYEDIRVSKVTWDSSFCAVNPKFVAIIVESGGGGAFIVLPLAKTGRVDKNHPLVTGHTAPVLDIDWCPHNDNVIASASEDTTVMVWQIPDYVPVRNLTEPVVTLEGHSKRVGIIAWHPTARNVLLSAGSDNLVMLWNVGTGEMLLALPDVHADLIYNVAWNRNGSLLVTTCKDKKVRVIDPRKRQVVAEKAKAHDGARPVRAVFTADGKIFTTGFSKMSERQLGLWDLEMDTSNGVLLPFYDPDSSIVYLCGKGDSSIRYFEITDEAPYVHYLSTYSSKEPQRGMGFMPKRGLDVSKCEIARFFKLHERKCEPIVMTVPRKSDLFQDDLYPDTPGPEPALEADEWLAGKDAEPILISLRDGYVPVKNRELKVVRKNILDNKPPPGPRRSQSSSDANLSRSALEEVLEEIRALKETVRAQEKRISDLENKLCQFANGTD; this comes from the exons atGAGCCGCCGCGTGGTGCGCCAGAGCAAGTTCCGGCACGTTTTCGGCCAGCCGGTGAAGGCCGACCAGATGTACGAGGACATCCGCGTCTCCAAGGTGACGTGGGACAGCTCCTTCTGCGCCGTCAACCCCAAGTTCGTGGCCATCATCGTGGAgtcgggcggcgggggggccttCATCGTCCTGCCCCTGGCCAag ACGGGCCGCGTGGACAAGAACCACCCGTTGGTGACGGGGCACACGGCGCCGGTGCTGGACATCGACTGGTGCCCCCACAACGACAACGTCATCGCCAGCGCCTCCGAGGACACCACGGTGATG GTCTGGCAGATCCCCGACTACGTGCCCGTGCGCAACCTGACGGAGCCCGTGGTCACGCTGGAGGGGCACTCCAAGCGGGTGGGCATCATCGCCTGGCACCCCACCGCCCGCAACGTCCTGCTCAGCGCCG GCAGCGACAACCTGGTGATGCTGTGGAACGTGGGCACGGGCGAGATGCTGCTGGCGCTGCCGGACGTGCACGCCGACCTCATCTACAACGTGGCCTGGAACCGCAACGGCAGCCTGCTCGTCACCACCTGCAAGGACAAGAAAGTGCGCGTCATCGACCCCCGCAAGCGGCAGGTGGTGGCG GAGAAAGCCAAGGCGCACGACGGCGCCCGCCCCGTCCGCGCCGTCTTCACGGCCGATGGCAAGATCTTCACCACGGGCTTCAGCAAGATGAGCGAGCGCCAGCTGGGCCTCTGGGACCTG GAGATGGACACCAGCAACGGGGTGCTGCTGCCTTTCTACGACCCCGACTCCAGCATCGTCTACCTGTGCGGCAAG GGGGACAGCAGCATCCGGTACTTCGAGATCACGGACGAGGCGCCCTACGTGCACTACCTGAGCACCTACAGCAGCAAGGAGCCGCAGCGGGGCATGGGCTTCATGCCCAAGCGGGGGCTGGACGTCAGCAAGTGCGAGATCGCCAG GTTTTTCAAACTGCACGAGCGCAAGTGCGAGCCCATCGTCATGACGGTGCCGCGCAAG TCAGACCTCTTCCAGGACGACCTGTACCCCGACACGCCTGGCCCCGAGCCGGCCCTGGAGGCGGACGAGTGGCTGGCGGGGAAGGACGCCGAGCCCATCCTCATCTCGCTGCGGGACGGCTACGTCCCCGTCAAGAACCGGGAGCTGAAGGTCGTCAGGAAGAACATCCTGGACAAcaagccgccgccggggccccgccgcagCCAGTCCTCCAGCGACGCCAACCTCTCC CGGTCCGCCTtggaggaggtgctggaggagatCCGCGCCCTGAAGGAGACCGTCCGAGCGCAGGAGAAGCGCATCTCCGACCTGGAGAACAAACTCTGCCAGTTCGCCAACGGCACGGACTAg
- the CORO6 gene encoding coronin-6 isoform X5: protein MSRRVVRQSKFRHVFGQPVKADQMYEDIRVSKVTWDSSFCAVNPKFVAIIVESGGGGAFIVLPLAKTGRVDKNHPLVTGHTAPVLDIDWCPHNDNVIASASEDTTVMVWQIPDYVPVRNLTEPVVTLEGHSKRVGIIAWHPTARNVLLSAGSDNLVMLWNVGTGEMLLALPDVHADLIYNVAWNRNGSLLVTTCKDKKVRVIDPRKRQVVAENFEEPIALQEMDTSNGVLLPFYDPDSSIVYLCGKGDSSIRYFEITDEAPYVHYLSTYSSKEPQRGMGFMPKRGLDVSKCEIARFFKLHERKCEPIVMTVPRKSDLFQDDLYPDTPGPEPALEADEWLAGKDAEPILISLRDGYVPVKNRELKVVRKNILDNKPPPGPRRSQSSSDANLSRSALEEVLEEIRALKETVRAQEKRISDLENKLCQFANGTD from the exons atGAGCCGCCGCGTGGTGCGCCAGAGCAAGTTCCGGCACGTTTTCGGCCAGCCGGTGAAGGCCGACCAGATGTACGAGGACATCCGCGTCTCCAAGGTGACGTGGGACAGCTCCTTCTGCGCCGTCAACCCCAAGTTCGTGGCCATCATCGTGGAgtcgggcggcgggggggccttCATCGTCCTGCCCCTGGCCAag ACGGGCCGCGTGGACAAGAACCACCCGTTGGTGACGGGGCACACGGCGCCGGTGCTGGACATCGACTGGTGCCCCCACAACGACAACGTCATCGCCAGCGCCTCCGAGGACACCACGGTGATG GTCTGGCAGATCCCCGACTACGTGCCCGTGCGCAACCTGACGGAGCCCGTGGTCACGCTGGAGGGGCACTCCAAGCGGGTGGGCATCATCGCCTGGCACCCCACCGCCCGCAACGTCCTGCTCAGCGCCG GCAGCGACAACCTGGTGATGCTGTGGAACGTGGGCACGGGCGAGATGCTGCTGGCGCTGCCGGACGTGCACGCCGACCTCATCTACAACGTGGCCTGGAACCGCAACGGCAGCCTGCTCGTCACCACCTGCAAGGACAAGAAAGTGCGCGTCATCGACCCCCGCAAGCGGCAGGTGGTGGCG gaaAACTTTGAGGAGCCCATCGCCCTGCAGGAGATGGACACCAGCAACGGGGTGCTGCTGCCTTTCTACGACCCCGACTCCAGCATCGTCTACCTGTGCGGCAAG GGGGACAGCAGCATCCGGTACTTCGAGATCACGGACGAGGCGCCCTACGTGCACTACCTGAGCACCTACAGCAGCAAGGAGCCGCAGCGGGGCATGGGCTTCATGCCCAAGCGGGGGCTGGACGTCAGCAAGTGCGAGATCGCCAG GTTTTTCAAACTGCACGAGCGCAAGTGCGAGCCCATCGTCATGACGGTGCCGCGCAAG TCAGACCTCTTCCAGGACGACCTGTACCCCGACACGCCTGGCCCCGAGCCGGCCCTGGAGGCGGACGAGTGGCTGGCGGGGAAGGACGCCGAGCCCATCCTCATCTCGCTGCGGGACGGCTACGTCCCCGTCAAGAACCGGGAGCTGAAGGTCGTCAGGAAGAACATCCTGGACAAcaagccgccgccggggccccgccgcagCCAGTCCTCCAGCGACGCCAACCTCTCC CGGTCCGCCTtggaggaggtgctggaggagatCCGCGCCCTGAAGGAGACCGTCCGAGCGCAGGAGAAGCGCATCTCCGACCTGGAGAACAAACTCTGCCAGTTCGCCAACGGCACGGACTAg
- the CORO6 gene encoding coronin-6 isoform X2 → MSRRVVRQSKFRHVFGQPVKADQMYEDIRVSKVTWDSSFCAVNPKFVAIIVESGGGGAFIVLPLAKTGRVDKNHPLVTGHTAPVLDIDWCPHNDNVIASASEDTTVMVWQIPDYVPVRNLTEPVVTLEGHSKRVGIIAWHPTARNVLLSAGSDNLVMLWNVGTGEMLLALPDVHADLIYNVAWNRNGSLLVTTCKDKKVRVIDPRKRQVVAERFAPHEGMRPVRAIFTREGHIFTTGFTRMSQRELGLWDPENFEEPIALQEMDTSNGVLLPFYDPDSSIVYLCGKGDSSIRYFEITDEAPYVHYLSTYSSKEPQRGMGFMPKRGLDVSKCEIARFFKLHERKCEPIVMTVPRKSDLFQDDLYPDTPGPEPALEADEWLAGKDAEPILISLRDGYVPVKNRELKVVRKNILDNKPPPGPRRSQSSSDANLSRSALEEVLEEIRALKETVRAQEKRISDLENKLCQFANGTD, encoded by the exons atGAGCCGCCGCGTGGTGCGCCAGAGCAAGTTCCGGCACGTTTTCGGCCAGCCGGTGAAGGCCGACCAGATGTACGAGGACATCCGCGTCTCCAAGGTGACGTGGGACAGCTCCTTCTGCGCCGTCAACCCCAAGTTCGTGGCCATCATCGTGGAgtcgggcggcgggggggccttCATCGTCCTGCCCCTGGCCAag ACGGGCCGCGTGGACAAGAACCACCCGTTGGTGACGGGGCACACGGCGCCGGTGCTGGACATCGACTGGTGCCCCCACAACGACAACGTCATCGCCAGCGCCTCCGAGGACACCACGGTGATG GTCTGGCAGATCCCCGACTACGTGCCCGTGCGCAACCTGACGGAGCCCGTGGTCACGCTGGAGGGGCACTCCAAGCGGGTGGGCATCATCGCCTGGCACCCCACCGCCCGCAACGTCCTGCTCAGCGCCG GCAGCGACAACCTGGTGATGCTGTGGAACGTGGGCACGGGCGAGATGCTGCTGGCGCTGCCGGACGTGCACGCCGACCTCATCTACAACGTGGCCTGGAACCGCAACGGCAGCCTGCTCGTCACCACCTGCAAGGACAAGAAAGTGCGCGTCATCGACCCCCGCAAGCGGCAGGTGGTGGCG GAAAGGTTTGCGCCCCACGAAGGGATGCGGCCCGTGCGGGCCATCTTCACCCGCGAAGGACACATCTTCACCACGGGCTTTACCAGAATGAGCCAGCGGGAGCTGGGCTTGTGGGACCCG gaaAACTTTGAGGAGCCCATCGCCCTGCAGGAGATGGACACCAGCAACGGGGTGCTGCTGCCTTTCTACGACCCCGACTCCAGCATCGTCTACCTGTGCGGCAAG GGGGACAGCAGCATCCGGTACTTCGAGATCACGGACGAGGCGCCCTACGTGCACTACCTGAGCACCTACAGCAGCAAGGAGCCGCAGCGGGGCATGGGCTTCATGCCCAAGCGGGGGCTGGACGTCAGCAAGTGCGAGATCGCCAG GTTTTTCAAACTGCACGAGCGCAAGTGCGAGCCCATCGTCATGACGGTGCCGCGCAAG TCAGACCTCTTCCAGGACGACCTGTACCCCGACACGCCTGGCCCCGAGCCGGCCCTGGAGGCGGACGAGTGGCTGGCGGGGAAGGACGCCGAGCCCATCCTCATCTCGCTGCGGGACGGCTACGTCCCCGTCAAGAACCGGGAGCTGAAGGTCGTCAGGAAGAACATCCTGGACAAcaagccgccgccggggccccgccgcagCCAGTCCTCCAGCGACGCCAACCTCTCC CGGTCCGCCTtggaggaggtgctggaggagatCCGCGCCCTGAAGGAGACCGTCCGAGCGCAGGAGAAGCGCATCTCCGACCTGGAGAACAAACTCTGCCAGTTCGCCAACGGCACGGACTAg
- the CORO6 gene encoding coronin-6 isoform X1, producing the protein MSRRVVRQSKFRHVFGQPVKADQMYEDIRVSKVTWDSSFCAVNPKFVAIIVESGGGGAFIVLPLAKTGRVDKNHPLVTGHTAPVLDIDWCPHNDNVIASASEDTTVMVWQIPDYVPVRNLTEPVVTLEGHSKRVGIIAWHPTARNVLLSAGSDNLVMLWNVGTGEMLLALPDVHADLIYNVAWNRNGSLLVTTCKDKKVRVIDPRKRQVVAEKAKAHDGARPVRAVFTADGKIFTTGFSKMSERQLGLWDLENFEEPIALQEMDTSNGVLLPFYDPDSSIVYLCGKGDSSIRYFEITDEAPYVHYLSTYSSKEPQRGMGFMPKRGLDVSKCEIARFFKLHERKCEPIVMTVPRKSDLFQDDLYPDTPGPEPALEADEWLAGKDAEPILISLRDGYVPVKNRELKVVRKNILDNKPPPGPRRSQSSSDANLSRSALEEVLEEIRALKETVRAQEKRISDLENKLCQFANGTD; encoded by the exons atGAGCCGCCGCGTGGTGCGCCAGAGCAAGTTCCGGCACGTTTTCGGCCAGCCGGTGAAGGCCGACCAGATGTACGAGGACATCCGCGTCTCCAAGGTGACGTGGGACAGCTCCTTCTGCGCCGTCAACCCCAAGTTCGTGGCCATCATCGTGGAgtcgggcggcgggggggccttCATCGTCCTGCCCCTGGCCAag ACGGGCCGCGTGGACAAGAACCACCCGTTGGTGACGGGGCACACGGCGCCGGTGCTGGACATCGACTGGTGCCCCCACAACGACAACGTCATCGCCAGCGCCTCCGAGGACACCACGGTGATG GTCTGGCAGATCCCCGACTACGTGCCCGTGCGCAACCTGACGGAGCCCGTGGTCACGCTGGAGGGGCACTCCAAGCGGGTGGGCATCATCGCCTGGCACCCCACCGCCCGCAACGTCCTGCTCAGCGCCG GCAGCGACAACCTGGTGATGCTGTGGAACGTGGGCACGGGCGAGATGCTGCTGGCGCTGCCGGACGTGCACGCCGACCTCATCTACAACGTGGCCTGGAACCGCAACGGCAGCCTGCTCGTCACCACCTGCAAGGACAAGAAAGTGCGCGTCATCGACCCCCGCAAGCGGCAGGTGGTGGCG GAGAAAGCCAAGGCGCACGACGGCGCCCGCCCCGTCCGCGCCGTCTTCACGGCCGATGGCAAGATCTTCACCACGGGCTTCAGCAAGATGAGCGAGCGCCAGCTGGGCCTCTGGGACCTG gaaAACTTTGAGGAGCCCATCGCCCTGCAGGAGATGGACACCAGCAACGGGGTGCTGCTGCCTTTCTACGACCCCGACTCCAGCATCGTCTACCTGTGCGGCAAG GGGGACAGCAGCATCCGGTACTTCGAGATCACGGACGAGGCGCCCTACGTGCACTACCTGAGCACCTACAGCAGCAAGGAGCCGCAGCGGGGCATGGGCTTCATGCCCAAGCGGGGGCTGGACGTCAGCAAGTGCGAGATCGCCAG GTTTTTCAAACTGCACGAGCGCAAGTGCGAGCCCATCGTCATGACGGTGCCGCGCAAG TCAGACCTCTTCCAGGACGACCTGTACCCCGACACGCCTGGCCCCGAGCCGGCCCTGGAGGCGGACGAGTGGCTGGCGGGGAAGGACGCCGAGCCCATCCTCATCTCGCTGCGGGACGGCTACGTCCCCGTCAAGAACCGGGAGCTGAAGGTCGTCAGGAAGAACATCCTGGACAAcaagccgccgccggggccccgccgcagCCAGTCCTCCAGCGACGCCAACCTCTCC CGGTCCGCCTtggaggaggtgctggaggagatCCGCGCCCTGAAGGAGACCGTCCGAGCGCAGGAGAAGCGCATCTCCGACCTGGAGAACAAACTCTGCCAGTTCGCCAACGGCACGGACTAg